A stretch of Methylogaea oryzae DNA encodes these proteins:
- the hemDX gene encoding fused uroporphyrinogen-III synthase HemD/membrane protein HemX, with protein MSRTPALAGCTILVTRPQEQASGLCEAIAAAGGQPLLFPALAIEAAAGQAAVERLTHIDDYDWAIFVSANAVRYAQKAFDNGIIPPTSTVRVAAVGAATAQALREAGVGAVLTPPEPGDSEALAALAELQEVAGRRCLIVRGAGGRELLADTLRQRGALVEYAEVYRRVRPKTDAGPLLDRWRQGEVHGVVVTSGEALSNLTAMVGFEGVALLRKTPLVTVSERVRQQALVLGVRQVASAEGAADAALVQALAELLSDRVNEQLQARGPGTVTDQDKQPKPAELSAGVSLGSAAPVAENSPPAAKIKPVKTKPARRAWIGYVILLLVVGIVVGGYFLMQQIRSTQEGLGGELSKEDREIAELNTQVADLQAVFKTLHGQMATLETRLSTEDNKVERVLGEQSAQFSEKLEQFRGEVRDDLQVLHRMLGKTRSDWLVADAEYLLGAALQRLHLVGDVKTAIAALEGADERLRESGEPAVFKVREQLANEIRILKSFTPPDLIGASSRLLALEAKVRELPLLLPHAGKGVSSAGSPDGAHGAPKTAAPGEADSITDSLMGELGKYVSIRRLDKPVASVLTPEETLVLRQILLLKLETARMALVRGDDALYKASLETARLWLAENFDDGQAAVRSVDGDIRALMEQPIQVAYPEIGKALAMLRDITKLRVEADGVVADKEKSRDKGEKKAAPASASGEAPPPAAAPAAPQGAQ; from the coding sequence ATGAGTCGAACCCCTGCTTTAGCGGGCTGCACCATCCTGGTGACCCGCCCCCAGGAACAGGCGAGCGGCCTTTGCGAGGCCATCGCCGCCGCTGGCGGCCAGCCGCTGCTGTTTCCCGCCTTGGCCATAGAAGCCGCCGCCGGACAGGCCGCCGTCGAGCGGCTGACCCACATCGACGATTACGACTGGGCCATCTTCGTCAGCGCCAACGCCGTGCGTTATGCGCAAAAGGCCTTCGACAATGGCATAATTCCGCCGACATCGACCGTCCGCGTCGCCGCAGTCGGCGCGGCCACGGCGCAAGCGCTGCGCGAGGCCGGCGTGGGAGCGGTGTTGACGCCGCCGGAGCCGGGCGACAGCGAGGCCTTGGCGGCCTTGGCCGAATTGCAGGAGGTCGCCGGCCGCCGCTGCTTGATCGTGCGCGGCGCCGGCGGGCGCGAATTGTTGGCCGACACCCTGCGCCAGCGCGGCGCCCTGGTGGAGTACGCGGAGGTATACCGTCGCGTCCGTCCCAAAACCGATGCGGGGCCGTTGCTGGACCGTTGGCGGCAGGGCGAGGTCCACGGCGTGGTTGTCACCAGCGGCGAAGCGCTGAGCAATTTGACGGCGATGGTCGGTTTCGAGGGCGTGGCGCTGCTGCGCAAGACGCCCTTGGTCACGGTCAGCGAGCGGGTGCGCCAGCAGGCGCTGGTATTGGGCGTGCGCCAGGTGGCAAGCGCCGAGGGAGCCGCCGACGCGGCTTTGGTGCAAGCCTTGGCGGAGCTGTTATCCGACAGGGTCAACGAACAATTACAAGCACGGGGACCAGGCACTGTGACAGACCAGGACAAGCAACCCAAGCCGGCGGAACTTTCCGCGGGCGTCAGCCTTGGCTCGGCCGCGCCGGTCGCCGAAAACTCCCCCCCCGCCGCAAAAATCAAACCGGTCAAAACCAAGCCCGCGCGCCGCGCTTGGATCGGTTACGTGATTCTGCTGCTGGTCGTCGGCATCGTCGTCGGCGGTTATTTCCTCATGCAACAAATCCGCAGCACCCAGGAGGGCCTGGGCGGCGAGTTGAGCAAGGAGGACCGCGAAATCGCCGAATTGAACACCCAGGTCGCCGATTTGCAGGCGGTCTTTAAAACCTTGCACGGCCAAATGGCAACGTTGGAGACGCGTTTGTCCACCGAGGACAACAAGGTCGAACGGGTGCTGGGAGAGCAAAGCGCGCAATTCAGCGAGAAGCTGGAACAGTTCCGCGGCGAAGTCCGCGACGATTTGCAAGTCCTGCATCGCATGCTGGGAAAGACCCGCAGCGATTGGCTGGTGGCCGACGCCGAATACCTGTTGGGCGCGGCGCTGCAGCGCCTGCACCTGGTGGGCGACGTGAAAACCGCCATTGCGGCCTTGGAAGGGGCCGACGAAAGGCTGCGCGAATCCGGTGAACCGGCCGTGTTCAAAGTGCGCGAGCAGTTGGCCAACGAAATCCGCATCCTCAAAAGCTTCACCCCGCCGGACTTGATCGGGGCTTCGTCCCGTTTGCTGGCGCTGGAAGCCAAGGTGAGGGAGCTGCCCCTGCTGTTGCCCCATGCCGGCAAGGGCGTGAGTTCCGCCGGTTCCCCGGATGGTGCCCACGGCGCGCCGAAAACTGCGGCGCCCGGCGAAGCCGATTCGATTACCGACAGCCTCATGGGCGAGCTGGGCAAATACGTTTCCATTCGCCGCTTGGATAAGCCGGTGGCTTCGGTGCTTACGCCGGAGGAAACCCTGGTGCTGCGCCAAATCCTGTTGCTCAAGCTGGAAACTGCGCGCATGGCGCTGGTGCGGGGCGACGACGCGCTCTATAAAGCCAGCCTGGAGACCGCCCGGCTTTGGCTGGCGGAGAACTTCGACGACGGCCAGGCGGCGGTGCGTTCCGTGGACGGCGATATTCGCGCTTTGATGGAGCAGCCCATCCAGGTGGCCTACCCGGAAATCGGCAAGGCCCTCGCCATGCTGCGCGATATCACCAAACTGCGGGTGGAGGCCGACGGCGTCGTGGCGGACAAGGAAAAAAGCCGCGACAAGGGCGAGAAAAAGGCCGCGCCGGCGTCGGCTTCGGGTGAGGCTCCGCCGCCCGCCGCAGCGCCCGCCGCCCCGCAGGGAGCGCAGTAA
- the hemC gene encoding hydroxymethylbilane synthase, with product MPPEIVRIATRKSPLALWQARHVAERLEQAFPGLRTELVTMTTRGDKLLDSPLSKVGGKGLFVKELEQGLLDGEADIAVHSMKDVPVEFPEGLHLSAILERENPLDAFVSNRYASWRDLPQGARIGTSSLRRQSQISAQRPDCQILMLRGNVNTRLAKLDAGEFDAILLAVAGLKRLGFDERIAEALPAEVSLPAMGQGAIGIECRADDAEINRLLAELHHADTAVCVSAERALNARLQGGCQVPIAGYAELDGDRLRMRALVGAPDGSAIVRGETAGPRASAEALGRALAEDLLSRGADGILRAVYGTP from the coding sequence GTGCCCCCCGAAATCGTCCGTATCGCCACCCGCAAAAGCCCCTTGGCCCTGTGGCAGGCCCGTCACGTGGCGGAACGCTTGGAACAAGCTTTTCCCGGATTGCGCACCGAGCTGGTGACCATGACCACCCGCGGCGACAAACTGCTGGACTCGCCCTTGTCCAAAGTGGGCGGCAAGGGGTTGTTCGTCAAGGAGTTGGAACAGGGGTTGCTGGACGGGGAAGCCGATATCGCCGTGCATTCCATGAAAGACGTGCCGGTGGAGTTTCCCGAGGGACTGCATTTAAGCGCCATCCTGGAGCGGGAGAATCCGCTGGACGCTTTCGTTTCCAACCGCTACGCCAGCTGGCGCGACCTGCCCCAGGGGGCGCGCATCGGCACGTCCAGCTTGCGCCGCCAGAGCCAGATCAGCGCCCAGCGGCCCGATTGCCAAATCCTCATGCTGCGCGGCAACGTCAACACCCGTCTGGCCAAGCTGGACGCGGGCGAGTTCGACGCCATCCTGCTGGCGGTGGCCGGCCTCAAGCGGCTGGGGTTCGACGAACGCATCGCCGAAGCCTTGCCGGCGGAAGTCAGCCTGCCGGCGATGGGCCAGGGCGCCATCGGCATCGAATGCCGCGCCGACGATGCCGAGATCAACCGATTGCTGGCGGAGTTGCATCACGCCGACACCGCCGTATGCGTTTCCGCCGAACGGGCGCTGAACGCTCGGTTGCAAGGCGGCTGCCAGGTGCCCATCGCCGGTTATGCGGAGCTGGACGGCGATCGCTTGCGCATGCGCGCCTTGGTGGGCGCGCCCGACGGCAGCGCCATCGTGCGCGGCGAAACGGCCGGTCCGCGGGCATCGGCGGAAGCCTTGGGGCGGGCTTTGGCGGAGGATCTGCTCAGCCGGGGCGCGGACGGAATCCTGCGAGCGGTGTACGGAACGCCATGA
- a CDS encoding 16S rRNA (uracil(1498)-N(3))-methyltransferase: MRLSRLFLSQPISAHSEITADDAVAHYARDVLRLRKGHAVVLFDGSGGEYDATVQEAHRHGLTLAVGAWRERDSESPLHTELGLGVSRGERMDYAVQKAVELGVSRITPLLTEHTVVKLSGERSEQRRAHWQKIAVSACEQSGRCRVPEVAEPAELETWLKAQSGLRLFCDPRAEQGLPQLAPPDDGRVCLLAGPEGGFSAEERQLARDAGFLPVRLGPRVLRTETAALSILAAAQLLWGDLG, encoded by the coding sequence ATGCGCTTGTCCCGACTTTTTCTTTCGCAACCGATCTCCGCCCACAGCGAAATCACCGCCGACGACGCCGTGGCCCACTATGCGCGCGACGTGCTGCGGTTGCGCAAAGGCCATGCCGTCGTGCTGTTCGACGGCAGCGGCGGCGAATACGACGCCACCGTGCAGGAAGCCCACCGCCACGGCCTGACGCTGGCCGTGGGCGCCTGGCGCGAACGCGACAGCGAATCGCCGCTGCACACCGAGCTGGGACTGGGCGTCTCCCGCGGCGAACGCATGGATTACGCCGTGCAAAAAGCGGTGGAACTGGGCGTGTCGCGCATCACGCCCCTGTTGACCGAGCACACCGTGGTGAAACTGTCCGGCGAACGGAGCGAGCAACGGCGCGCCCACTGGCAAAAAATCGCCGTCAGCGCCTGCGAACAAAGCGGCCGCTGCCGCGTACCGGAAGTGGCCGAGCCGGCCGAGTTGGAAACCTGGCTGAAAGCCCAAAGCGGCCTGCGGTTGTTTTGCGACCCCCGCGCCGAGCAAGGCCTGCCGCAACTCGCCCCGCCGGACGATGGCCGCGTCTGCCTGTTGGCCGGCCCGGAAGGCGGCTTTTCGGCAGAGGAACGGCAACTCGCCCGCGACGCCGGCTTCCTGCCGGTGCGGCTGGGGCCACGAGTGCTGCGCACCGAAACGGCGGCCCTGTCGATCCTGGCGGCGGCGCAACTATTGTGGGGCGACTTGGGATAA